From Paraburkholderia sabiae, a single genomic window includes:
- a CDS encoding phage holin family protein → MTVLLTWLVNALALLIITYIVPSIHIRSFGTALIVALVLGLINAVLRPVLILLTLPVTILTLGLFILVVNALCFWLCASLLKGFEVSGFWSAFFGSILYSIVSWLLSALIFGNRSFG, encoded by the coding sequence ATGACCGTATTGCTGACCTGGCTGGTCAACGCGCTCGCGCTGTTGATCATCACCTACATCGTGCCGTCGATTCACATCCGCAGTTTCGGCACTGCGCTGATCGTCGCGCTCGTGCTCGGGCTCATCAATGCCGTCCTGCGGCCGGTGCTGATCCTGCTGACGTTGCCCGTCACGATTCTCACGCTCGGGCTCTTCATACTCGTGGTGAACGCGCTGTGCTTCTGGCTGTGTGCGTCGCTGCTGAAGGGCTTCGAAGTGTCGGGTTTCTGGTCGGCGTTCTTCGGCTCGATCCTGTACAGCATCGTTTCGTGGCTGCTGTCCGCGCTCATCTTCGGTAACCGCAGCTTCGGCTGA
- a CDS encoding CidA/LrgA family protein gives MISPLIARLAASIRLDATSPVAKIGRIAVQSAAIAGVWFAADYIVRRFGLPVPGGVVGLVALLALLFCGGVAPRWVKAGADWLLSDMLLFFIPAAVAAVQYGGLFREDGWRLALVVIAGTLMVMVAVAFAVEQAARLERRLALRRVMVQRAPVERRAAGRNFL, from the coding sequence ATGATCTCGCCGCTGATCGCCCGTCTCGCCGCTTCCATCCGCCTCGATGCGACGTCGCCCGTCGCGAAGATCGGCCGGATTGCCGTGCAGAGCGCGGCCATCGCCGGAGTCTGGTTCGCCGCCGATTACATCGTGCGCCGTTTCGGTCTGCCTGTGCCGGGCGGCGTCGTGGGTCTCGTCGCGCTGCTGGCGCTGCTGTTCTGCGGCGGCGTCGCGCCGCGCTGGGTGAAGGCGGGCGCCGACTGGCTGCTGTCGGACATGCTGCTGTTCTTCATTCCCGCCGCCGTCGCGGCCGTCCAGTACGGCGGCCTGTTCCGCGAAGACGGATGGCGCCTCGCACTCGTCGTGATCGCGGGCACGCTGATGGTGATGGTGGCCGTCGCGTTTGCCGTCGAACAGGCCGCACGGCTCGAACGCCGTCTCGCGCTGCGTCGCGTGATGGTTCAGCGCGCGCCCGTCGAACGCCGTGCTGCCGGTCGCAACTTCCTCTAA
- the ahcY gene encoding adenosylhomocysteinase, translating to MNAAVIDSQDYIVADMSLADWGRKELTIAETEMPGLMQTREEYKAQQPLKGARIAGSLHMTIQTGVLIETLTALGADVRWASCNIFSTQDHAAAAIAKGGVPVFAFKGESLDEYWEFSHRIFEWPNGEFANMILDDGGDATLLLILGSKAEKDRSVISKPTNEEEVALYKSIGKHLDIDPTWYSKRLAHIKGVTEETTTGVHRLYQMEKEGRLPFPAINVNDSVTKSKFDNLYGCRESLVDGIKRATDVMIAGKIAVVAGYGDVGKGCAQSLRGLGATVWVTEIDPICALQAAMEGYRVVTMEYAADKADIFVTATGNYHVLNHDHLKAMRHNAIVCNIGHFDSEIDVASTRQYTWENIKPQVDHIIFPDGKRVILLAEGRLVNLGCATGHPSFVMSNSFTNQTLAQIELFVEGSKYENKVYVLPKQLDEKVARLHLARIGANLTELTTEQAGYIGVDKNGPFKPNHYRY from the coding sequence ATGAACGCCGCAGTTATCGATTCCCAAGACTACATTGTTGCCGACATGTCGCTGGCCGACTGGGGCCGCAAGGAACTCACCATCGCCGAGACCGAAATGCCCGGTCTCATGCAAACGCGCGAAGAGTACAAGGCCCAGCAGCCGCTGAAGGGCGCACGCATCGCTGGCTCGCTGCACATGACGATTCAAACGGGCGTGCTGATCGAGACGCTGACGGCGCTCGGCGCCGACGTCCGTTGGGCATCGTGCAACATCTTCTCGACGCAGGACCACGCCGCTGCCGCGATCGCGAAGGGTGGCGTGCCCGTGTTCGCATTCAAGGGCGAATCGCTCGACGAATACTGGGAGTTCTCGCACCGCATTTTCGAATGGCCGAACGGCGAATTCGCGAACATGATCCTCGACGACGGCGGCGACGCAACGCTGCTGCTGATCCTCGGCTCGAAGGCCGAGAAGGATCGCTCGGTCATCTCGAAGCCGACCAACGAGGAAGAAGTTGCGCTGTACAAGTCGATCGGAAAGCATCTCGACATCGATCCGACGTGGTACTCGAAGCGCCTCGCGCACATCAAGGGCGTGACGGAAGAAACGACGACGGGCGTGCATCGCCTGTATCAGATGGAGAAGGAAGGCCGTCTGCCGTTCCCCGCGATCAACGTCAACGACTCGGTCACGAAATCGAAGTTCGACAACCTGTACGGCTGCCGCGAGTCGCTCGTCGACGGCATCAAGCGTGCAACCGACGTGATGATCGCCGGCAAGATCGCGGTCGTCGCAGGATACGGCGACGTGGGCAAGGGCTGCGCGCAATCGCTGCGCGGTCTGGGCGCAACCGTGTGGGTCACGGAAATCGATCCGATCTGCGCGCTGCAAGCCGCGATGGAAGGCTACCGCGTCGTGACGATGGAATACGCCGCCGACAAGGCCGACATCTTCGTGACGGCAACGGGCAACTACCACGTGCTGAACCACGATCACCTGAAGGCGATGCGCCACAACGCGATCGTCTGCAACATCGGCCACTTCGACTCGGAAATCGACGTTGCGTCGACGCGCCAGTACACGTGGGAAAACATCAAGCCGCAAGTCGACCACATCATTTTCCCGGACGGCAAGCGCGTGATCCTGCTGGCTGAAGGTCGCCTCGTGAACCTCGGCTGCGCGACGGGCCACCCGTCGTTCGTGATGTCGAACTCGTTCACGAACCAGACGCTCGCGCAGATCGAACTGTTCGTCGAAGGCAGCAAGTACGAGAACAAGGTCTACGTGCTGCCGAAGCAACTCGACGAGAAGGTCGCGCGTCTGCACCTCGCGCGCATCGGCGCGAACCTGACGGAGCTGACGACGGAACAGGCTGGCTACATCGGCGTCGACAAGAACGGTCCGTTCAAACCGAACCACTACCGTTACTAA
- a CDS encoding LrgB family protein, giving the protein MSAFYSSLFVDDASRLIAAGCFVLTVALYFASKALYARFRSPWLTPLLAVPAVLAAIVVVARIPYAVYFQDTRWLMWLLGPATVAFAVPIYEYRELLKRHWISLTVGVTVGIVVAVGGSLALSKLLHLSPELQRSLMTRSVSTPFALAVSDKIHAPKDLTALFVIATGVCGMLFGEIVLALVPLRTRLARGALFGAAAHGVGTAKARELGSEEGVVASLTMMIAGVVMVLLAPLFGMLPL; this is encoded by the coding sequence ATGAGCGCCTTCTACTCGTCCCTTTTCGTCGACGACGCTTCCCGGCTCATCGCCGCGGGCTGCTTCGTGCTGACGGTGGCGCTCTATTTCGCGTCGAAGGCGTTGTACGCGCGCTTCCGGTCGCCCTGGCTCACGCCGCTGCTCGCTGTGCCCGCGGTGCTGGCCGCGATCGTCGTCGTCGCGCGGATTCCTTATGCCGTCTACTTTCAGGACACGCGCTGGCTGATGTGGCTGCTCGGCCCGGCGACCGTCGCGTTCGCTGTGCCCATCTACGAATACCGCGAACTGCTGAAGCGCCACTGGATTTCGCTCACCGTCGGCGTGACGGTCGGCATCGTGGTCGCCGTGGGCGGATCGCTGGCGCTGTCGAAGCTGCTGCATCTGTCGCCGGAATTGCAGCGCAGCCTGATGACGCGCTCGGTATCGACGCCGTTCGCGCTCGCCGTGTCCGACAAGATTCACGCGCCGAAAGATCTGACCGCGCTGTTCGTGATCGCGACGGGCGTCTGCGGCATGCTGTTCGGCGAGATCGTGCTGGCGCTCGTGCCGCTGCGCACGCGGCTCGCGCGTGGCGCGCTGTTCGGCGCGGCGGCGCACGGCGTCGGCACGGCTAAGGCGCGTGAACTCGGCAGCGAAGAGGGCGTCGTCGCGAGCCTGACGATGATGATCGCGGGCGTCGTGATGGTGCTGCTCGCGCCGCTGTTCGGGATGCTGCCGCTTTGA
- a CDS encoding LysR family transcriptional regulator: MELRALRYFVEVVRQQSFTVAAEQMFVTQPTISKMVKALEDEIGSPLLLRDGRQMVLTDAGRIVYQRGQDVIAAYAQLQAELNDLDKLGRGELTIGIPPMGGSLFTPAIAAFRQRYPKVELKLFEQGSKAIEAALISGELELGGVLQPVDDMIDVLPMTRQVLWLVARHGSRWDALQEVPLADLAQEPFVFYGESLALNDVVLTACRTAGFAPTIVGRSGHWDFMAALVLAGVGIALLPAPYCRRLDAAQFTCRPVVAPEIPWEMAIGWRRNGYLSHAARAWLEVARETLPGLTTDNFTHPPTFDLPAAQPDRAKPQPK, encoded by the coding sequence ATGGAACTGCGCGCGCTTCGCTATTTTGTCGAGGTCGTACGGCAGCAGAGCTTCACCGTCGCGGCCGAGCAGATGTTCGTCACGCAGCCGACCATCAGCAAGATGGTGAAGGCGCTGGAAGACGAGATCGGCTCGCCGCTGCTGCTGCGCGACGGCCGGCAGATGGTGCTGACGGACGCCGGCCGGATCGTCTATCAGCGCGGCCAGGATGTGATCGCCGCCTACGCGCAATTGCAGGCCGAACTGAACGATCTCGACAAGCTCGGGCGCGGCGAGCTGACCATCGGCATTCCGCCGATGGGCGGGTCGCTCTTCACGCCCGCGATCGCCGCATTCCGGCAGCGTTATCCGAAGGTCGAGCTGAAGCTGTTCGAGCAGGGTTCGAAGGCAATCGAGGCCGCGCTGATTTCGGGCGAACTGGAACTCGGCGGCGTGCTTCAGCCTGTCGACGACATGATCGACGTGCTGCCGATGACCCGTCAGGTGCTGTGGCTCGTCGCGCGTCACGGCTCGCGCTGGGATGCGCTGCAGGAAGTGCCGCTCGCCGATCTCGCGCAGGAACCGTTCGTGTTCTACGGCGAAAGCCTCGCGCTGAACGACGTCGTGCTGACGGCGTGCCGCACGGCGGGCTTCGCGCCGACCATCGTCGGACGCAGCGGGCATTGGGACTTCATGGCGGCGCTGGTGCTGGCGGGCGTCGGCATTGCGCTGTTGCCCGCGCCGTATTGCCGGCGGCTCGATGCCGCGCAGTTCACCTGCCGGCCCGTCGTCGCGCCGGAGATTCCGTGGGAAATGGCGATCGGCTGGCGGCGCAACGGCTATCTGTCGCATGCGGCGCGCGCGTGGCTCGAAGTCGCGCGCGAAACGCTGCCGGGCCTCACAACCGACAACTTCACGCACCCGCCTACCTTCGATCTCCCCGCCGCGCAACCGGATCGCGCGAAACCGCAGCCGAAATGA
- a CDS encoding glycosyltransferase family 2 protein: protein MHPISIIIPCYNAEGTLARTLESCVAQPEAAQIVVIDDGSQDASRDIAAQFAQRYPHIELLGMPQNGGAARARNWGAMHARHPLLAFIDADDEYLPGALAAAAQFLHDHPRQPSIRFDVEYCGFPAEITGHPQFAEHAATLSNTVPSSLVIRRSLYAAFGGFPLDDVFRRHGGEDGAFSLALLNIFGNPRLDDCKRVRMHYHPNIHAERYFRISMGMLAAPDELVDATREASWRFVRHAYEAITELRDADLAPHLTAQAAQPAQTSPNQSA from the coding sequence ATGCATCCCATCTCCATCATCATTCCCTGCTACAACGCCGAAGGCACGCTCGCCCGCACGCTCGAGAGCTGCGTCGCGCAACCGGAAGCGGCGCAGATCGTCGTAATCGACGACGGTTCGCAGGACGCTTCACGCGACATCGCCGCGCAATTCGCTCAGCGCTATCCGCACATCGAACTGCTGGGCATGCCGCAAAACGGCGGCGCGGCGCGCGCGCGGAACTGGGGCGCGATGCATGCGCGACATCCGCTGCTCGCCTTTATCGACGCCGACGACGAGTATCTGCCCGGCGCGCTCGCTGCTGCCGCCCAATTCCTGCACGATCATCCGCGTCAGCCGTCGATCCGTTTCGACGTCGAGTATTGCGGCTTTCCCGCCGAGATCACCGGGCATCCTCAATTCGCCGAGCACGCGGCGACGCTCAGCAACACGGTGCCGAGCAGTCTCGTGATCCGGCGTTCGCTGTACGCGGCGTTCGGCGGTTTTCCGCTCGATGACGTGTTCCGCCGCCACGGCGGCGAAGACGGCGCGTTTTCGCTCGCGCTGCTGAACATCTTCGGCAATCCGCGGCTCGACGACTGCAAGCGCGTGCGCATGCACTATCACCCGAATATCCACGCGGAGCGGTATTTCCGCATTTCGATGGGCATGCTCGCCGCACCCGACGAACTCGTCGACGCGACGCGTGAAGCGTCGTGGCGCTTCGTGCGCCACGCGTACGAAGCGATCACCGAATTGCGCGACGCCGACCTCGCGCCGCATCTGACCGCGCAAGCCGCACAACCCGCGCAAACCTCGCCGAATCAATCGGCATAG